Within Primulina tabacum isolate GXHZ01 chromosome 5, ASM2559414v2, whole genome shotgun sequence, the genomic segment GCAAATTACCATCTAAAATTGGTTTTAATGAACCTTTAAGTTATTTAATCGCAAGAGTATTGGCGCTAGCATTATCTAATGTGAtcgacattattttattttgtatctCATAAATCTTAACAACATTTAACACATATCTAGCTATAGTGTATGCGTTGTGTGTTGATTCTAAATGATCTAACGCTAAAATTCATTTTTGCATAGTCCAAGTTTCATCTATCCAATGACATGTAACAACAAGATAAGATTCATATTTCAAAttagtccaaatatcagttgttAAACTAACTCtacaaaaaatatttgaagatGTGATATTAGTATTTCTTTATATTCCTTATACAATATTTCGTAACAAATTTAACGATAATGCTAGTCGAGATATTTCTTTTGTAATCGTGAAAGCTTTACCAgatgaaagattattttgttGTTGAGTTGTTTCTCTACCGAATGCTTGTAGAGTATCAAGGTCAAGCTTATGTACCTtaactaaatattttttcaaagtgTCGGTACTACTGGAACCACCACATATTTTATAAGAATATCTATTTTTGCAAATTCTACACATAGCAAAAGAGTCGTCTGTACCCGGTTTTTTTTCAATGTCGAAGTGATCCCAAATTTTGCTTCACTTTGCTCGACCCGTCGTCGTGCTTGTCAGAATGTTGCTTCCATCGGCAGACGATGATGATCGAAAATTCCCACCACCTTCGTTGGGAAGTTCCGCATCGGatatatgaatattttttttttatttttttttatttttttagccaACGAACATAacattttgcattttttttttgttttatattatttttttaaaacaattcgaaCCAAAACCGGATCCGGTTTCGGTTCGGATTTCCCTAATTTGGTCGGTATTTTTTAATTGAACCGGTCAACTCCAGTTTATATGCGGTTTTGGACCGGTTCTAGAACCAGTTCAGACAAACCGGATTCGGTTTTTTCGGATCGGTTCCGGGTCGAACCAACCCAATAAGCATGCCTAGtaagagtggtttttgagaggagttTGACGTttatgctatttttgaaaaatatgctAGTTTTAGGTTAGTTGGATGTTTACGATTTTATAATTTTCACTGCACTTCGGGATTTTTgagtaaaataaattttgagtttattttaatagtgcaaaaatatatatgtatatataggcCATGAGCTATAAGATAAGAAAACAatattctagtatattttaaagaaaacgaGTTAAAGACGTTTCGTGAATACTTTAAATCTGTAAGAAAATACCCgagtttcaagtaatattaagtGACTTTGATGGtatcatttgtgaagttaaaagGTGATACTAAATTGATACAAAAAATATCTAATTAGATTCTACAAATACATGATTTTACTTCCTAAATACTCATACCCTATTATTTGGGGATGCCAACATATAGTTTGAAATTAATATTGAGTGACATTGATATAACATTCGTAAagaaaaatgtgatacctaaattaatacaaatgaGACATAATTCGAGtccacaaatacttgattttaccatttaaatactcaaattcgattatttgaggatgtcaaaatatatagtttgaagttaatattgagtGGTCTTTGATGATAATATTTGTGAATTAAAAATATAGTACATAAATTAGTACAAATATTACATAATTCGATCTCacatatacttgattttactctttaagactcaattttgattattttgggatataaaaaatataatttcaagTAATATTGAATGGCTTTTGATGTTTCATTTGTGAAattaaaatgtgatacctaaattaatataaaaaatatttaattcgaGTTtataaatacttgattttactctctaaatactaaaattcaattaattttttatgtcaagaaaatagTTTGAAGGTAATATTGAGTGGTATTTGATGATGACATTTGtgaagtaaaaatatcatatctaaattaatataaataatatataattcgaGTCCAGAGATATTTGATTTTACactttaaaaactcaaatttgattatttgatgatgtcaaaaaatatagtttgaagttaatatttttCTATGGTGTCATCCGTGAGGTAAAAATGTAATACCTAAATTTGTACAAGGAAAACTGTTAAGAAATCATTATTacccaagaattttggtgtttgacaaaataaaaaaaGCACTTCACTGTTTCAGGGAACAGCTGTATTTCGTATGTGTAACAGGTATCTGCTCAACCACCCAGCTCAGCAATTGGAATATATTTCAACCGGCTAAAGCTCAAGAGGCATAAGAAAACTAACCACTTGAATTTCAAACCGCCTACAAACTCAACCGTTTGGATAAAAAGAAATGTGGACTTGAATGATCTTTCTCAAAACTGGATCATTAAAGAGAGTTATTTATTGCTCAATTAttgaaagacattctctgatcGGTTCTAGACATTCAAAGTATTACACCGCCTCAAAAATCAACTTATCTCTACACCAGTCCCAagaatgatctgcatttatTTCAAAATCCCAAAAAGGGAGATCAAGTATAGACTACAAATTTTTGATGCTGAAAAAACTTGCCATAAAAGGGAACTCCTCAAGAGATATGATTCAGAACTATGCTGAGCAAAAATAACATTAAATGCATCGATTAAAAGAACAATTATGCTCTTAAAGATGACAATGACACATCTGTTCAGGGGCTCAGGTTAACGTTGTTTGTCCTTCCCGACCATTAGAACAATCGGCTATATTAACATAGAAGTAGCAAGAGAGAAAGTGGACACTTAATTTCACAGCTGTAAAATTATCATATGCTTACATACTTTGAAGATTCAGAGCGCACTCAAAGCTTACTTGACTCATCGCTCAATCAACAcgtattgtggggacccggacgctaatcatgttcttaatcatcattgggacaatttaatcgattataataaacagggtctatttttttttttaaaatacagtagtaaatgcggaacgtaatgtaatacattctaatatacatgtcagtattaaagtacaagttttgtactatatacaatcattcaaactaaggtttaacaaataaatatcaagtgtccaaaccctatctctaatcatggtccgtagtctccactctaatcacgatctctcttcatctcctcgaccccgatcctgtcccacatgttgccatgcacacatacaaacacgacaacagccggataactccggtgagaaatatatcccagtataaatcaacgaaacatgcaatcatataaacaatgaaaaagcatgtaacagatatcagtaacatgtatcaaaatctgaaacataaccaatataaaatcgtaaatGAACTCATGACTTCgtatctcagactagactcattcctagtctagggatcccggtttacAGACGTTGGTATTCTATATCGAACATTAGTAATAGAAGACacttcaattctatccacttcgatataaccaaacatccggtgtcttgacctatccgtcacagactttggcattctcgCCAAACCCCTGTCTTGTAAcaaggtgcaatgtgccagtgacgattccatcactatcggcacttatgtcacaagatcactcgtctaatactcgtctaatacatgctttctataaatcaatagaacaagcatatcaattcaaatcaatgcacataataacaataagtatgtgatttagggaactCAAGTATATcgtactcgagtcgttctcccggtaccacattgacttatacctttcttttattgcagttctgacgacgttcctgtctggaattcaaagtctgtcaatactctatatgacaatgacaatatcaagaagtacaatatcaatatacttctcaaatcaataccgaatatgatcaatctggatttaactcaaaatcaacggcataacggcacaatcccgatatccccgtcaatacaatatcaacagatataaattacaaatcataaccaataTCTGTTACAATCCAGAAtcagtcaataatccaaatctgttcaattttcaattaatataatcagaaaatcataacaattccaaaatcaatctgttcttcgatctgacttcgattctacgaagtctagtattcccagaacacataatatatatcaaatcataattcctctAATACATGAATTTCAACTCATGTTAGAAGtcgatgaaacttacatccttgtgTAGCCCTTGACAAGAGGAGCACGGAAATATGTTCAGATCAAAATTCTGATAACCGGGTACTGcacaatcaaattttgaaaccaAAATGAAGCTTGAGGAATTTAGCTATGAACTCTCGGTCTTCTCTCTTGCTGGAAATCTGAAGGAAATACATTATATACATGGTtccatgcatggcaagacaagtgtcccactcaactttcattaattgcactttagcccctgaaatattcactatttgcaatttggtcctgacaactctttttaattcaatttcaatcctatggaattgtaaaaccatggaatatgactcaacattccaaaattcataaattaaataatcttggattaaaatgataaaatctcaggccttacacgTATTGAACAGAAAGATACTCGATCATTCAAGGATCATTTTCGTGCTACTTAAATCAGATTATTCATATCaataaccttttggttatttggttaagttgtggtgtctggtgaactaagttttcttaaaatccagacgtgtaaagtgatcactaagagttccaaaacgggcagtgtgataagtcctgattggagtgggctgttgcaaaaagtttgtaaagtcaaagtcttttagtggaatccttcttgaagaggaagaaggggtgacatatgagtattcaatctccgaacatccataaaaacctTTGTCATTTATTTCTTGCAAGCACATACTTTTCCAGCTTCATATTGTTGTAAAGCTTATCAACGTTTTTAAGCTGTCATTGGAAATTGTGAACCATTTTTTGCACTTAATAGTGGTTCATATTTCCAAccgtttaaaaaaaatttcagccGCCTCAAAAACGGTTGAAATCAAAgttttaaaagcaaaaatttgaaagagctCATTCaatccccccttctaaactctttcccgatcctaaCAAAAACCTAATTCGAGTtagaaataattgattttacccCCTAAATACTCATGTCCGATTATTTGGGATGTTAAAATATATAGTTTGAATTTAATAtagagtgttattttataattacattcgtgaagtaaaaatgtgatacctaatttaataataataatatctaaTTCGACTCCATGGATATTATCAAGTGGTCTTTGGTAATCGCACCAACAAAAGTtattaacttcaaactatattctttttacattggtgaaataaaaatgttataCCTAAAGATAtgacatattatttattttataatgacATTCGTGAATTATAAATGTGATACAAAAAAATGTGACATTAAAAATGTTTTTGACATCCCCAAATAATCAAATATGAGTATTtatgagataaatcaattattTGTATATTGAATTAGGTTTTCCTTATACCAATTTTTGTATAACAATTTTACCTCATAGAAGACACAATAGAGACTATTAATTTCAAACTATATTTTTTGACatcatcaaataaaaaaatttgagtttttaaagggtaaaatcaagtatttctGTATTCGAATTAGGTATTATATGTATTAATTTAGGAATAacatttttacttcacgaatATCATCATCAAAGGCCACTCAATATTACCTTTAAATTAcatattttgacataaaaaattaattgaattttagtatttagtgaataaaatcaagtatttataGACtcgaattaaatattttttatatcaatttaggtgccaaattttaatttcacaaaagtcactcaatattacttggaattatatttttttataccaaaaaataatcaaaattgagtcTTAAAAGGGTAAAATTAAGTATATGTGGGAtcgaattatgtattatttgtatcAATTTATTTACCATATTTTTTAATTCACAAATCTCACCATCAAAGATCactcaatattaacttcaaactatatattttgacatcctcaaataattgaatttgaatatttaaagggtaaaatcGATAATTTGTGGACTTGAATTATGtctatttgtattaatttaggtatAAAATTTTTACTTCACGAATCTAATCATTAGTGTCactcaatattaacttcaaactatatTTTGGGATCCCCAAATAATTGAATATGAGTATTTAGGAAGTAAAATCATGTATTTGTATACTCtaattagatatttttttgtacaaatttaggtatcacattttaacttcacaaatgacacatCAAAAGTCATTTAATATTGCTTAAAACTCgagtattttcttacacatttaaattatttaaatagcCAAGTCAAAGATTTGGAACCCAAAATAGATAATTTATCGGTCAAAATAAGTACTTTTTCTAATTTCATGATGAGTGAGAAACtgtgttttttcaaaaattagatgaCATGATATTAACGTATTTTCAATGAAAAGATCAATAATTACTGAATTTATGGTGATCGCTTCCAAAATAAGTACTTTGTAAGTTAAATAAAtacttaatcttatttcatgatgAGTGATGAAGTatgtttttttgtaaaataaaatgACACGAATAAGTCAATCTGATGTATTTTTCTTATACATTTGGAAtattaaacaacaaaatcaagtatctgaaatCTCAAAAGTATATGAAATCTCATAATAgatattttatatatcaaaataagtatttactcTTATTTCATGATCGTtgagaaacaatatttttttaaattatattttagatgGAGAAAAGACGTGTAATTTttgtgaataaaataatttatttattttaataataaaggGCGAAAATGTAAATTTGGATGTGTTGGGAgtaaaaactaaaattttaatataatcagGTACTGATTCTTAAAAAATTGTGACCATATATTGAATCTTAATTCAaacattgaaaaaaaaaattcacaaatttagcatttttttaTGGAGAGATGGGAGATCCCACGTGGAATGTGAAATTTGACATTTACTCGGTCAATTTTTACTGTGGTTTAATAAGTATCCAAAGTTTTTTGAAGCAATTCTGACATAGAATAACATAAATGTTGGTATTCAACAACATATGTCGTGCCCATCACGAGTAAATCATACGGTATTGGTAACAAATACGTTATTCTTTGAGATTAACCTCTATtctcatatataaaaaaaattatatttgattatctatttatttaatcGGATAAAAGAAATCTTTTCATAGATCGGATATCGATTCTCCTCAAATTCAGAGAAAATTACCATCCATAATTATAACATCGAACGGATTCCCAATCCCAGCGTATTCTCGAAAATAACACAAACATTACATAAAGGCTGCGAATTTCCAATGCAAAACTACAGATTGGTCCCTGCAAATACTAGTTTATATCAATTTCATATAGATAGAATGGGGAATACCGTCACCAAGTAAAACCTAAAATCAAGACTTAAAACAGTTGCTCTCTCATAGGATAAAAAAGAGCTGATCAAGGATAGGGGACAAATTAAGAGCCAAGAACAGTTTTGATAATCGGCATTTTTACTAATCTCAAACTCCGACATCTAGAAGACAACAGTATCGAGCATTGTACCCAATGTCTGAACTATATTTGAAGACATCAGGTTCGAGACATGTTCCTCAAGATGTTTCTTTGCGTCCTGTCTTCCCACATTAGCAATGGCTAGTTTTTCGGGTGGCAACTCGTCTTCTTCCTGAACGGCTTTATTATATTTGATCCCTAGATTCAGCATCTCCTGTACAATCAGGGGGTAAATTTTTTTTGGTGAGTTAGTACAGGAGAGTGGAACCATAACCATATCAAGGGTGAAATGGCATgctaaaacacatatatatGGCAGCACTTGATACACTGAAAATCATAATCAAATTATACCTCTGAAGTGTTAATATCACAAACATGTCGAGAAAGAATCAACGTCATCTGATTATTTCTACCACCAAAACCTGTTAGTATTTCTTATTGCAAGGTAACCAAAAAACGATACTTTATTGTCTCATGACCTAACGCTCACAAAATCACAACAGTAAGACAACTGCCTGACACATAGTCTCAGCATTGACCGATTCAGTATTTTAACCAAGaaattatcattttcagatttccTGTAAAAACCAGCCTGAAAGTAGATATGTAAGTGTCAAATCTGGTGACTGGACTTAAAAGCCTAGATCACAGAACCACTATATTTGTAAAATTACTTGATTCATGATTATCAgcttgaaattaaaaaaaagaaagaaaagaaaatgaaagTACCTGGACTGTCTGCTGATTCGTTTTGGAGTGAGCATCGAACCGCTGAAGGGTCAATCCATCTGTCCATTTCTTTTTGTGAAGATTCAGGAGCATCTTTTCCTCCAATTCATTCTTTCTATAATTTATGGCTATGGAGTAATAATGCCTGTTCAAACCATGAATTAGAGCCTGCAATAAATCAACTCATTAGAAACAGAGTAAACacactgaaataaaataaaccaaAGGATTGCTCCATTACTTGGATAGATGGTTTATTAAGATGGCCCAAATTGGAAGTTGTCTGTCGTGGCTCTTGACCCAGCATCATGGTTTGGGGATTAATCAGTCGAAAGGCATCTATTACCACCTTCCCTTTAACACTCTGAATTGGATCCACCACCACCGCAACCGCCCTTTGATTTAAAGCTTCAAAACTCTTAAGTGATGCAACAGAAAAAGGAAAACTTTGAATGCTCAAAGGTATGCGATTAAAATGAAATTGGCTCAATTAATCATCGTATATAAGCAAGCAAACAGTTTATACTGTGTGTCACAAATACTATAACAAAAAGTACTGCAGGCAAAAAGTCAGACAGCAAAATATAATGTCCCACCCTACACAGATAGGACCAGAGTACAATAAGTACAATGCAAGAATGATATAAAGTACGAATAAAGGGCCAGGGATCTTTAATGAATATCCAATATCTTAAACAACACGTGTACATGAATAATATAGCATCATTCACCACTAAACTCCAAATGACTGGTCCATGAAGCAACAAATAAAGAAGAGCATATACCTGCTGTGTGTTAATGTCAACACCAGAAAGCCAACACCCAAAACCAGGATGTGAATGGTACCAACCCACCACCATCTCAGGCCTGAGACAAGGAAAAGATCAATGTTCAAATGTACTCATCACGAACAAAAATGTACAATGCAAAATCTAAATGAATCTTTTAAAAACAATCCAGAAACCTTTATATTGAATAAAAAGAAGACTTGTAAGATACAATTCGTCCAGAATCTTATATGAAATGTAAATCAAAGTTAATAATTTGAAACAATTAAACAACAGTAtccatcaatatcaatcagttttaTTGGCAATAAATCCTTCATTTAGGTCAATATAAAATCAAAACATAACACTGACGTTGGAAAATGAGTAAATCATATAAACTTCGGTGCCTAAAAATGTTCTCATGCCAATGAACCCGGTTCGCAGTCAAGGTGGAACCAAAAAACCAAAAACACACCATAGATCGGTGACAGTTGGCACACTTACCAGGAAGTAGTCTTTTCAAGAAAATGCTAGACACCTATCACTAAAAGTATTCTGTTTGTGATTTGATGAATGTCTTCGGGTTGACTTATAGCACTGTAATATATTCTATATcaataaaaaatttacttttgcTCGTAATATCAAACATAAAGTTTGACTTTAGCCAAAATCATTTGTAACAATCATATTATTTCACACCTTCGAATTCACTGTAATGTAATGCAAGAAAAAAATATGGTTCCTATGTGGAAGACTAAAACGATAGAATTCTTAATTGCATAAGAGTTTTCTATATTGGGTTCAAGCTAAGCCACTGTGCTGTTATTGTTAGTCATGCTGCTGTCAGGAGGTGGCCGCATGCCCCCAGGTAAGCAAATAGATCCTTTCCATATAAAGAACTGAACAGGGTTCCTGATGTGGACGAAAGGTAGAAATTAGCTGTAAAGAAAACTACTTTTGAGTTCCTATCTAGTGAATCAAAATGAACAATTCTGAGGTAAGAACCTGGCAGTGCTGCTGATTAATCAATCTTATTCACAAATTTTCCCATTTCATCTACCTGCGTCAGTGACAGTGACCTGGGATTCCAAACGCATTTGTGAACCAAAATGCTGATTGCTTGAAATTATTATACACATTTTTCTTCTCATTCACCCGATCCAACAAACAACAGTAGGTTACTATATCCTACAGCTTAAAGTAGATTTCTTCCACTTCTAAAACAACCCAGTCTCCTTCCAATTGCCAAAACAACAGAGCAATGCTCCAACATAACAAAATCTAAAAAGCAACATTGAAAATTTGTGATATCATTATTTTGGTAACCTTCCAGTTTGCTTGAGCATGTCCAGCATATTAGTCTGAAACACATGATCCACCGCTTCGACGCTAACCCCAGTTCCACTTTGGGGCATTGCAAAAACGTCAACAACACGCACCGTATACTCGTCCACAAACTCACCCAGCATCAGCCCCATCACTTCCATCGGCACCCCTGCCCTACCTATAATCAATGAAAAACACACCCAAAAAACCTCGATAGCATCAATACAAGAAATTCTTCAATGATAACCGTAGAATAAATAATCATTCATAACAAAATAGCAAGATTTACCCTGCTTGTCAACTCAGCCGGCGGCAAAGGGATAATTAATAGGTATTCGTAATAAAACCCTATAATCTGCTCAAAAATGATAAACAAAAACTTAGATTTACCGTGTTTAAGCATTTTGAGTAGCGCCAGCGACGAGATGTAGACTTGTTCGGATGAATCGAGTGTGGGTGAGTCCGGCGGCGGATGACCCAGGGCTCCACCGGCTCCAGCGAACATTCTTTGAAGTCTCTCCATTCCCGACATCGCCGCTCTTCCCCTTCTCGCTTTTCTGTAGGTGTTAATATACTATTTGGGTAGTCAGCTGAACTAGAGTTAGAAATTAGAATGGCTTGGAGAGAAAACAAGAGAGACGCAGAAGATATCAAAATTCCAAATAAGACCTCTATATTCAACCTAATTCAATTTACCACCTCTTTATCCCTGTGATGCacgtaattttattttatatgattattgattaaaattaataaaatatgagtatttaaatattattttaaaattattaatattataaaaatatattattatataaaaaaatttataatattttagatAATATTCAAATGAATATAATAATCATATGTTGTCAAACTGACTTATTTAccattgcatttttatattagttaaattaaatgtaactgttattaataataaaaaaaacattta encodes:
- the LOC142547215 gene encoding 26S proteasome non-ATPase regulatory subunit 14 homolog, which produces MSGMERLQRMFAGAGGALGHPPPDSPTLDSSEQVYISSLALLKMLKHGRAGVPMEVMGLMLGEFVDEYTVRVVDVFAMPQSGTGVSVEAVDHVFQTNMLDMLKQTGRPEMVVGWYHSHPGFGCWLSGVDINTQQSFEALNQRAVAVVVDPIQSVKGKVVIDAFRLINPQTMMLGQEPRQTTSNLGHLNKPSIQALIHGLNRHYYSIAINYRKNELEEKMLLNLHKKKWTDGLTLQRFDAHSKTNQQTVQEMLNLGIKYNKAVQEEDELPPEKLAIANVGRQDAKKHLEEHVSNLMSSNIVQTLGTMLDTVVF